A single region of the Sphingomonas sp. LY29 genome encodes:
- a CDS encoding DUF3597 domain-containing protein has translation MSIFGKIKDAIFGKKAAPAPQERPQIPAGMDGGPPIGGTTGTATAQPAPAPAPAGQQVDVVQTLDQIAASKGNPDLNYTTSIVDLMKLLDMDSSLDNRKELATELGYTGDKDGSAEMNIWLQKEVMRQLAANGGKVPSNLTD, from the coding sequence ATGAGCATCTTCGGCAAAATCAAGGACGCCATCTTTGGCAAGAAGGCCGCGCCCGCCCCGCAAGAACGTCCGCAGATCCCCGCGGGCATGGACGGCGGACCGCCGATCGGCGGCACCACCGGGACCGCGACGGCTCAGCCTGCGCCGGCTCCGGCCCCCGCCGGCCAGCAGGTCGACGTCGTCCAGACGCTCGACCAGATCGCGGCGTCGAAGGGCAATCCGGACCTCAACTACACCACGTCGATCGTCGACCTGATGAAGTTGCTCGACATGGATTCCAGCCTCGACAACCGAAAGGAGCTGGCGACCGAGCTGGGCTATACCGGCGACAAGGACGGCAGCGCGGAAATGAACATCTGGCTGCAGAAGGAAGTGATGCGTCAGCTGGCAGCGAACGGCGGCAAGGTCCCGTCGAACCTGACCGACTGA
- a CDS encoding alpha/beta fold hydrolase, translated as MRVVTSLIMAATLAVPSAAHAQRAGQLISATPVQSTPAGMQAWRISYSTSTGKGQPRQVTGMVVAPREAIPRNPRNVLAWTHGTWGVASRCAPSLSANFWNVTPALDAVRQGYVVVAPDYPGLGSNGVHPFLVGVDSARSTIDAVRASRSIQGAAAGRRYAVWGESQGGHAALWTAQVARNYANDVTLVGAAAAAPPTDLIQNLRQSLNRNVRTLFTAFIGHSWANHYGASLATLGGPQTRGLITRLAENNCISLETKPRLSTIAGILVLQRNLRNVDLGTRQPWSQLARANSPTRANFGVPLWIGQNPADDLVAPAVTRSHARALCQSGARLTFASINGAGGHATSAKDSAAQTLAWIGDRFAGRPAPRNCSGA; from the coding sequence ATGCGCGTGGTGACTTCCTTGATCATGGCCGCAACGCTGGCCGTCCCCTCCGCCGCCCACGCCCAGCGTGCTGGGCAGTTGATCTCTGCCACGCCCGTCCAATCGACCCCCGCCGGCATGCAGGCGTGGAGGATCAGTTACTCGACGAGCACGGGGAAGGGGCAGCCGCGGCAGGTGACGGGCATGGTCGTCGCGCCGCGTGAGGCCATTCCGCGCAATCCCCGCAACGTCCTGGCCTGGACGCACGGCACGTGGGGTGTGGCCAGCCGGTGCGCGCCGTCGCTTAGCGCCAATTTCTGGAACGTCACTCCGGCACTCGACGCGGTGCGTCAGGGTTACGTCGTGGTCGCGCCGGACTACCCCGGTCTGGGTAGCAACGGCGTCCATCCCTTCCTCGTCGGGGTCGACAGCGCTCGTTCGACGATCGACGCGGTGCGCGCGTCGCGCTCGATCCAGGGCGCGGCGGCGGGGCGGCGCTATGCGGTATGGGGCGAAAGCCAGGGCGGCCATGCGGCGCTATGGACCGCTCAGGTAGCGCGCAACTATGCCAACGACGTCACGCTGGTCGGCGCGGCGGCGGCGGCACCACCGACGGACTTGATCCAGAATTTACGCCAGAGCCTCAACCGCAACGTACGGACGTTGTTCACCGCTTTCATCGGGCACAGCTGGGCGAACCATTATGGCGCTAGCCTAGCTACCCTCGGCGGGCCGCAGACGCGTGGCCTGATCACGCGGCTCGCGGAGAATAATTGCATCTCGCTTGAGACGAAGCCCCGACTGTCGACGATCGCGGGCATCCTCGTCCTGCAGCGCAACCTTCGCAACGTCGATCTCGGCACGCGCCAGCCGTGGTCGCAGCTCGCCCGCGCCAACAGTCCGACCCGGGCCAATTTCGGTGTGCCGCTGTGGATCGGCCAGAATCCTGCCGACGACCTCGTCGCACCTGCGGTCACCCGGTCGCATGCGCGCGCGCTGTGTCAGTCCGGCGCCCGGCTCACGTTCGCGTCGATCAACGGTGCCGGCGGTCATGCGACAAGTGCGAAGGACAGTGCGGCGCAGACGCTGGCGTGGATCGGTGACCGCTTCGCCGGCCGGCCCGCGCCGCGCAACTGCTCGGGCGCCTGA
- a CDS encoding ATP-dependent helicase encodes MPESPALSPEPAYLSGLNPPQREAVLTTDGPVLMLAGAGTGKTAALTARLAHIIATRRAWPSQILAVTFTNKAAREMRERVSKISGGAIESMPWLGTFHSVAARMLRTHAELVGLQSNFTILDTDDQLRLLKQLITAADLDEKRWPARQLAGLIDRWKNRGWTPAEIDAAESEGYANGRGQEFYAAYQERLKTLNACDFGDLLLHMLVIFKRHADVLESYRDRFRYILVDEYQDTNASQYDWLRLLAEPRRNICVVGDDDQSIYSWRGAEVANILRFEKDFPGATVIRLEQNYRSTPHILGAATGLISNNSGRLGKTLWTEVDAGDPVKVIGVWDGPEEARRVGEEIENHQRSGGSLDDCAILVRAQFQTREFEERFIAIGLAYQIVGGFRFYERAEIRDALAYLRLVAQPADDLAFDRVVNVPKRGLGDKAVATIHGFARRSGQPLLMAAAQLLDSDELPARARSSLGRFVGDIARWRQMANELPHPELARLLLDESGYTAALQAERSAEAAGRLENLTELTRAMEEYETLGAFLEHVSLVMDNDAARGEPKVTIMTIHAAKGLEFPVVFLAGWEEGVFPSQRALDEGGLASLEEERRLAYVAITRARAKATILHAANRRIYGQWTSSIPSRFVGELPKEHIDEETTMSGGESLWRAQWSEHGDPFAHLAAAQSTRAATRGPGWQRASGGNFSTQPQRVIEARASAVSLGNKGRDDVEVGMRVFHGKFGYGLIAAIEGNKLEIDFEKAGRKRVLDSFVSLG; translated from the coding sequence GTGCCCGAATCCCCTGCCCTCTCGCCCGAGCCTGCCTATCTGTCCGGCCTGAATCCGCCGCAGCGCGAGGCGGTGCTGACCACCGACGGGCCGGTGCTGATGCTGGCGGGCGCGGGCACGGGCAAGACTGCCGCGCTAACCGCGAGACTGGCGCACATCATCGCGACTCGCCGCGCGTGGCCGAGCCAGATCCTGGCGGTGACCTTCACCAACAAGGCCGCGCGCGAAATGCGCGAGCGCGTGTCGAAGATTTCGGGCGGCGCGATCGAATCGATGCCGTGGCTCGGTACCTTTCACAGCGTCGCGGCGCGGATGCTACGCACGCATGCCGAGCTGGTCGGGCTGCAGTCGAACTTCACCATCCTCGACACCGATGACCAGCTGCGCCTGCTGAAGCAGCTGATCACCGCCGCCGACCTTGACGAGAAACGGTGGCCCGCGCGGCAGCTGGCGGGGCTGATCGATCGGTGGAAGAACCGTGGCTGGACCCCGGCGGAAATCGACGCGGCCGAGAGCGAGGGCTATGCCAACGGGCGTGGCCAGGAATTCTATGCGGCCTATCAGGAGCGGCTGAAGACGCTCAACGCCTGCGACTTCGGCGACCTGCTGTTGCACATGCTGGTGATCTTCAAGCGCCATGCCGACGTGCTCGAAAGCTATCGCGATCGCTTCCGCTACATCCTTGTCGACGAATATCAGGATACCAATGCCAGCCAGTACGACTGGCTGCGCCTGCTGGCCGAGCCGCGGCGCAACATCTGCGTGGTCGGCGACGACGACCAGTCGATTTACTCATGGCGCGGCGCGGAAGTCGCCAACATCCTTCGCTTCGAAAAGGATTTTCCGGGCGCGACGGTGATCCGGCTCGAGCAGAATTACCGATCGACGCCGCACATTCTGGGCGCCGCGACGGGCCTGATCTCCAACAATAGCGGGCGATTGGGCAAGACCTTGTGGACCGAGGTCGACGCCGGCGATCCGGTCAAGGTGATCGGCGTGTGGGACGGGCCCGAGGAAGCGCGGCGCGTCGGCGAGGAGATCGAAAACCACCAACGCAGCGGCGGATCGCTCGACGATTGCGCGATCCTGGTCCGCGCGCAGTTCCAGACGCGCGAATTCGAAGAGCGCTTCATCGCGATCGGGCTGGCGTACCAGATCGTTGGCGGCTTCCGCTTCTATGAACGCGCCGAGATCCGCGATGCGCTCGCTTATCTGCGGCTGGTGGCGCAGCCGGCGGACGACCTTGCCTTCGATCGGGTAGTCAACGTCCCCAAGCGCGGGCTTGGCGACAAGGCGGTGGCGACGATCCACGGTTTCGCCCGGCGCAGCGGACAGCCGCTGTTGATGGCGGCGGCGCAACTGCTCGACAGCGACGAGCTTCCGGCGCGGGCGCGGAGCAGCCTAGGCCGCTTCGTCGGCGACATCGCGCGCTGGCGCCAGATGGCGAACGAATTGCCGCATCCCGAACTGGCGCGGTTGCTGCTCGACGAATCGGGATACACTGCCGCGCTTCAGGCTGAGCGAAGCGCGGAAGCGGCGGGGCGGTTGGAGAATTTGACCGAGCTGACGCGCGCGATGGAGGAGTATGAGACGCTCGGCGCCTTCCTCGAGCATGTCAGCCTGGTGATGGACAACGACGCGGCGCGCGGCGAGCCGAAGGTCACGATCATGACGATCCACGCCGCGAAAGGTCTCGAATTTCCGGTCGTCTTTCTTGCCGGCTGGGAAGAAGGCGTCTTCCCGTCGCAGCGCGCGCTCGACGAGGGTGGGCTGGCGAGCCTCGAGGAAGAACGCCGCCTCGCTTATGTTGCGATCACCCGGGCTCGGGCCAAAGCGACGATCCTGCACGCCGCCAATCGCCGCATTTACGGCCAGTGGACGTCGAGCATTCCGAGCCGCTTCGTCGGCGAATTGCCCAAGGAGCATATTGACGAGGAAACGACGATGTCGGGCGGCGAGAGCCTGTGGCGTGCGCAGTGGAGCGAGCATGGCGATCCCTTCGCGCATCTCGCCGCCGCGCAATCGACCCGCGCGGCAACGCGAGGTCCCGGATGGCAGCGCGCATCGGGCGGCAATTTCTCGACCCAGCCGCAGCGCGTGATCGAAGCGCGGGCGAGCGCGGTCAGCCTGGGCAACAAGGGCCGTGACGACGTCGAGGTCGGGATGCGCGTCTTCCACGGCAAGTTCGGATATGGCCTGATCGCGGCGATCGAAGGCAACAAATTGGAGATCGACTTCGAAAAGGCGGGGCGCAAGCGCGTGCTCGACAGTTTCGTCAGCCTGGGGTGA
- a CDS encoding PilZ domain-containing protein, producing the protein MPAADAIGALDPVAMLVDGARQSCGIRRISSLGTTIRGFSAREAGDPVTIELATGQRAAGIVDWAAGGEAGIRFRQPIDMIALLNRKLVSQPGERRTMPRVELRCAVGVKWGASVAAATLRNISSGGLQVQGDGLPPRDTFVSLFVDGLNVPAAEIVWRKGDLAGIELMEELSWSSIMPWVRETMRRTAG; encoded by the coding sequence GTGCCCGCGGCCGACGCCATCGGTGCGCTCGATCCGGTCGCCATGCTCGTCGATGGAGCGCGGCAGAGTTGTGGAATCCGCCGAATTTCGTCGCTCGGAACGACCATCCGCGGTTTTTCCGCCCGCGAGGCCGGCGACCCGGTCACGATCGAACTCGCCACCGGTCAGCGCGCGGCGGGGATCGTCGATTGGGCCGCTGGCGGCGAGGCGGGCATTCGCTTTCGCCAGCCGATCGACATGATCGCCCTGCTCAATCGCAAACTGGTCAGCCAGCCGGGCGAACGCCGCACCATGCCCCGCGTCGAACTGCGCTGCGCGGTCGGCGTGAAGTGGGGCGCCAGCGTGGCCGCGGCTACTCTGCGCAACATATCCTCTGGTGGTCTCCAGGTGCAGGGCGACGGACTGCCCCCGCGCGACACCTTCGTGTCACTCTTCGTCGACGGCCTTAACGTGCCGGCCGCAGAGATCGTCTGGCGAAAGGGGGATCTCGCGGGGATCGAGTTGATGGAAGAACTCAGCTGGTCCTCGATCATGCCTTGGGTGCGTGAAACGATGCGGCGGACCGCGGGCTGA
- a CDS encoding glutaredoxin domain-containing protein, with protein sequence MADKQATLYRMVLPDHTCPFGVKAKQMLEAAGYEVEDKILSTRDEVERTKEEFGASTTPQIVIDGERIGGSSDLEDYLAAQEV encoded by the coding sequence ATGGCCGACAAGCAAGCGACGCTCTATCGGATGGTCCTGCCCGACCACACCTGCCCGTTCGGCGTGAAAGCCAAGCAGATGCTCGAAGCTGCAGGGTATGAGGTGGAGGACAAGATCCTGTCGACCCGCGACGAAGTCGAGCGGACGAAGGAAGAATTTGGCGCCTCCACGACCCCGCAGATCGTGATCGACGGCGAGCGGATCGGTGGAAGCAGCGATCTGGAAGACTATCTCGCCGCTCAGGAAGTCTAG
- a CDS encoding cold-shock protein produces MIQGTVKFFNETKGFGFITPDEGGNDAFVHISAVEAAGMRSLASDQRVSYELAPDRRGRESATNLKAI; encoded by the coding sequence ATGATTCAAGGCACCGTAAAGTTCTTCAACGAAACCAAGGGTTTCGGCTTCATCACCCCCGACGAGGGCGGCAATGACGCATTCGTGCACATCAGCGCGGTGGAAGCCGCCGGCATGCGCAGCCTCGCTTCGGACCAGCGCGTTTCGTACGAACTGGCACCGGACCGTCGCGGCCGCGAGAGCGCGACGAACCTGAAGGCGATCTAA
- a CDS encoding serine hydrolase domain-containing protein — protein sequence MKQQLIVGLGAAALAVGALAWAKPFKEEPKPMTAEAAKLATNARISAQLSLVAPSNRRRIDYARLDERLQRMAAKPTMVGMAVGIVEDGRITFLNGYGETVAKSGEKVTPETVFRWASVSKGVASTMVAKLAEQGKLSLDQPVAALAPSLHLPAGNEVRATVGDVLSHRLGLYRNAFDNKLEEGQDVTFLRRTLSSLNSVCNPGTCWSYQNIAYDAASEIVTKSTGVRYQDAVERELFFPLGMTSASITRDGLVSSKSWARPHSVGRRELEVNENYYRVPAAGGVNSNIKDMTLWMLAQMGSMPGVLSPQLLNTIHEPRVATPNERGRLRKFLERLADPQYGYGWRTYNYAGHRIIGHRGGVNGYRSLILFDPSMKSGVVALWNSNTSQPGGLEFEVMDMLYGLEFRDWMELDSAHRRAPVAPEAIDSLASRKVGGERIAAAL from the coding sequence TTGAAACAGCAATTGATCGTGGGGCTTGGCGCCGCGGCGCTGGCCGTTGGCGCGCTGGCATGGGCCAAGCCATTCAAGGAAGAGCCAAAGCCGATGACGGCCGAGGCGGCGAAGCTTGCTACCAACGCGCGGATCAGTGCGCAGCTGTCGCTGGTCGCGCCGTCGAACCGTCGACGCATCGACTATGCACGCCTGGACGAGCGACTGCAGCGGATGGCGGCCAAGCCGACCATGGTCGGAATGGCGGTCGGCATCGTCGAGGACGGGCGCATCACCTTCCTCAACGGCTATGGCGAGACCGTCGCCAAGTCGGGCGAAAAGGTCACGCCGGAAACCGTATTCCGCTGGGCGTCGGTGTCGAAGGGCGTCGCCTCGACGATGGTCGCCAAGCTGGCCGAACAGGGCAAGCTTAGCCTCGACCAGCCGGTCGCCGCTCTGGCACCCTCGCTTCACCTTCCCGCCGGCAACGAAGTTCGCGCGACTGTCGGAGACGTACTGTCCCACCGGCTCGGCCTCTATCGCAACGCATTCGATAACAAGCTGGAGGAGGGGCAGGACGTCACCTTCCTCCGCCGGACGCTTTCCAGTCTCAACAGCGTCTGCAATCCAGGCACCTGCTGGAGCTACCAGAATATCGCCTATGACGCGGCGAGCGAGATCGTCACCAAGTCGACCGGGGTTCGATACCAGGACGCGGTCGAGCGCGAATTGTTCTTTCCGCTCGGAATGACGTCGGCCAGCATCACTCGCGATGGCCTCGTCAGCTCGAAGAGTTGGGCGCGGCCGCACAGCGTCGGGCGGCGCGAGCTCGAGGTGAACGAGAATTACTACCGCGTTCCCGCCGCGGGCGGGGTGAACAGCAACATCAAGGACATGACCTTGTGGATGCTGGCGCAGATGGGATCGATGCCCGGCGTGCTCAGCCCGCAGCTTCTCAACACCATACACGAACCGCGCGTTGCGACCCCCAACGAACGGGGCCGGCTCCGCAAGTTCCTCGAACGGCTTGCCGATCCGCAATATGGCTATGGCTGGCGCACCTATAATTATGCCGGCCACCGGATCATCGGCCATCGCGGCGGGGTGAACGGCTATCGTTCGCTAATCCTGTTCGATCCGTCGATGAAAAGTGGCGTCGTCGCATTGTGGAACAGCAATACTTCGCAGCCCGGCGGCCTCGAATTCGAAGTCATGGACATGCTTTACGGCCTGGAATTTCGTGATTGGATGGAACTCGATTCCGCCCATCGACGTGCACCGGTCGCCCCCGAAGCGATCGATAGTCTAGCCAGTCGCAAGGTCGGCGGCGAACGCATCGCAGCGGCACTTTAG
- a CDS encoding LapA family protein — MNFLKTIFWVVVAVSLAIFANRNWNDVTVNLWGNLQADIKLPILMAVLFLIGFLPTWFVLRGRVWALKRKLALAERPLVAPVPAVPTPDAAVNPQ, encoded by the coding sequence ATGAACTTTCTGAAGACGATATTCTGGGTGGTCGTCGCAGTATCGCTCGCGATCTTCGCCAACCGCAATTGGAACGACGTGACCGTGAACCTGTGGGGCAACCTTCAGGCGGACATTAAACTGCCGATCCTGATGGCCGTGCTGTTCCTGATCGGCTTCCTGCCGACATGGTTCGTCCTTCGCGGACGCGTGTGGGCCCTCAAACGCAAGCTCGCGCTGGCCGAGCGGCCGTTGGTGGCGCCGGTACCGGCAGTGCCGACCCCCGATGCAGCGGTGAACCCCCAATGA
- the pyrF gene encoding orotidine-5'-phosphate decarboxylase, with amino-acid sequence MSRSPIFVAIDTPDLDRARALAEVLKDQAGGLKLGLEFFCRNGPSGVLDLAKLGVPLFLDLKLHDIPNTVAKAIQALSPITPAVLTVHASGGRAMLEDAKAAAPAGTKVIAVTMLTSLDEDDLRATGVTGSAHQHVERLAALAREAGLDGIVCSGNEVAAARAAWSDGYFVVPGIRPADATVGDQKRVMTPRQAIDEGASMLVIGRPITGADDPAAALRAIAATL; translated from the coding sequence ATGAGCCGCAGCCCAATCTTCGTCGCGATCGACACGCCCGACCTCGATCGAGCCCGTGCGCTGGCGGAAGTGCTGAAGGACCAAGCCGGCGGCCTGAAACTCGGTCTCGAATTCTTCTGCCGCAATGGCCCCTCGGGCGTGCTCGACCTTGCGAAACTCGGTGTGCCGCTGTTCCTTGACCTGAAGCTGCACGACATTCCCAACACCGTCGCCAAGGCAATCCAGGCCTTGTCGCCGATCACACCGGCGGTGCTCACCGTCCACGCGTCGGGCGGCCGGGCGATGCTGGAGGACGCGAAGGCCGCGGCTCCCGCCGGGACGAAGGTCATCGCGGTGACGATGTTGACGAGCCTGGACGAGGACGATCTCCGGGCGACGGGCGTGACCGGATCCGCCCACCAACATGTCGAGCGATTGGCGGCCTTGGCCCGAGAGGCCGGGCTGGACGGGATCGTCTGTAGCGGCAACGAAGTCGCGGCTGCGCGTGCGGCGTGGAGCGACGGTTACTTCGTCGTGCCCGGCATTCGCCCCGCCGATGCGACCGTCGGCGACCAGAAGCGCGTGATGACTCCGCGACAGGCGATCGACGAGGGCGCGTCGATGCTTGTCATCGGTCGGCCGATCACCGGCGCCGACGATCCTGCCGCGGCGTTGCGGGCGATTGCCGCCACACTGTAA